The Actinocatenispora sera genome has a window encoding:
- a CDS encoding SDR family NAD(P)-dependent oxidoreductase, giving the protein MTNTDEPQRVLVTGAARGIGRATAVRFGRDRARVAVNYPPGELEHAQRTAELVTAAGGEPYLVAADVADPAQVTAMAEAVHAEFGPLDVLVNNAGICPFADFFDIDVELWDRTHQVNLRGVFLVTQAFTRQMVEAGRGGRVVSVSSISAWVGGSQQVHYCATKAGISSLMKSLAIVLAPHGITCNAVLPGTIETDINRDDLARPGKREMFAQRIPVGRTGVPDDVAGAIWLLTRPEAGYVNGAELLVDGGMFVNLQ; this is encoded by the coding sequence GTGACGAACACCGACGAACCACAGCGGGTCCTGGTGACCGGGGCGGCCCGCGGCATCGGCCGGGCCACCGCGGTCCGCTTCGGCCGCGACCGCGCCCGGGTGGCGGTCAACTACCCGCCGGGCGAGCTCGAGCACGCGCAGCGCACCGCGGAGCTGGTCACCGCGGCCGGTGGCGAGCCGTATCTGGTGGCCGCCGACGTCGCCGACCCGGCCCAGGTGACCGCGATGGCCGAAGCGGTACACGCCGAGTTCGGGCCGCTGGACGTGCTGGTCAACAACGCCGGGATCTGCCCGTTCGCCGACTTCTTCGACATCGACGTGGAGCTGTGGGACCGCACCCACCAGGTGAACCTGCGCGGCGTGTTCCTGGTGACCCAGGCGTTCACCCGGCAGATGGTCGAGGCCGGCCGCGGCGGCCGGGTGGTGTCGGTGTCGTCGATCTCGGCCTGGGTGGGCGGCTCCCAGCAGGTGCACTACTGCGCGACCAAGGCGGGCATCAGCTCGCTGATGAAGTCGCTCGCCATCGTGCTGGCCCCGCACGGCATCACCTGCAACGCGGTACTGCCGGGCACCATCGAGACCGACATCAACCGCGACGACCTGGCCCGGCCGGGCAAGCGGGAGATGTTCGCCCAGCGCATCCCGGTCGGCCGCACCGGGGTGCCCGACGACGTCGCCGGCGCGATCTGGCTGCTGACCCGGCCGGAGGCCGGATACGTCAACGGCGCCGAACTGCTCGTCGACGGCGGCATGTTCGTCAACCTGCAATAG
- the rhmD gene encoding L-rhamnonate dehydratase, which produces MSAPTVTDLRAYVLRGGGADYHDQDGPHWIDDHIATPMARYPGYRESRQSFGLNVLGTLVVVAEASDGSSGFAVTTGGEPAAWIVEKHLSRFVLGAAVTDLSRIWDQMYSSTLFYGRKGLVLNAISGVDLALWDLLGHVRAEPVYAMIGGAVRDEQPCYATGARPDLAVELGFLGGKLPLHHGPAEGADGFTANLRLLAEMRATMGPDAWLAYDCWMSLDVDYAIRLAHAAAEHGLRWIEEPVPPDDYWGHAAIRKALPPGMLLATGEHEATRWGFRLLAEMGCADILQPDVGWCGGLTELLRISTLADAHGLLVVPHGSSVYSYHFAFAQHNSPFSEFLMMAPAADRVVPMFHPQLLGEPVPEHGRLRIGQLDAPGFGVTLNPDLALARPYRRG; this is translated from the coding sequence ATGTCCGCACCGACGGTCACCGACCTGCGCGCGTACGTGCTGCGCGGCGGCGGCGCCGACTACCACGACCAGGACGGTCCGCACTGGATCGACGACCACATCGCCACCCCGATGGCGCGCTACCCGGGCTATCGGGAGTCGCGGCAGAGCTTCGGGCTCAACGTGCTCGGCACCCTGGTGGTGGTCGCCGAGGCGAGCGACGGCAGTTCCGGGTTCGCGGTGACCACCGGCGGCGAGCCGGCCGCCTGGATCGTGGAGAAGCACCTGTCCCGGTTCGTGCTGGGCGCCGCGGTCACCGACCTGTCCCGGATCTGGGACCAGATGTACTCCTCGACCCTGTTCTACGGCCGCAAGGGCCTGGTACTCAACGCGATCAGCGGCGTCGACCTCGCGCTGTGGGACCTGCTCGGCCACGTCCGCGCCGAACCGGTGTACGCGATGATCGGCGGTGCGGTGCGCGACGAGCAGCCGTGCTACGCCACCGGCGCGCGGCCCGATCTCGCGGTGGAGCTGGGGTTTCTGGGCGGCAAGCTGCCGCTGCACCACGGGCCGGCCGAGGGCGCCGACGGCTTCACCGCGAACCTGCGGCTGCTCGCCGAGATGCGCGCCACGATGGGGCCGGACGCCTGGCTCGCCTACGACTGCTGGATGTCGCTGGATGTCGACTACGCGATCCGGTTGGCGCACGCCGCCGCCGAGCACGGGCTGCGCTGGATCGAGGAGCCGGTGCCGCCGGACGACTACTGGGGCCATGCGGCGATCCGCAAGGCGCTGCCGCCGGGCATGCTGCTGGCCACCGGCGAGCACGAGGCGACCCGGTGGGGCTTCCGGCTGCTGGCCGAGATGGGCTGTGCCGACATCCTGCAACCCGACGTCGGCTGGTGCGGCGGGCTGACCGAACTGTTGCGCATCAGTACGCTCGCCGACGCGCACGGCCTGCTCGTCGTGCCGCACGGCTCGAGCGTCTACTCGTACCATTTCGCGTTCGCGCAGCACAACAGTCCGTTCTCGGAGTTCCTGATGATGGCGCCCGCCGCTGACCGGGTGGTCCCGATGTTTCACCCGCAACTGCTCGGCGAGCCGGTACCCGAGCACGGCCGGTTGCGGATCGGGCAGCTCGACGCGCCCGGCTTCGGCGTCACGCTCAACCCCGATCTGGCGCTGGCCCGACCGTACCGACGGGGCTGA
- a CDS encoding IclR family transcriptional regulator, which produces MNSLPDPVKSARRALAILEVLTEHEAPMGFTELAERLGYPKSSLHGLLRTLVDSGWAGFDEQTRRYTLGIRTLSAGNAYGRSLALGDRALPHMRRIRDELNETVQLAVLDGVHNVYVAKVDGRQALALASAVGRRLPAHTTALGKVLLAGLPDAELAHRYAGGSMAAFTEHTITSLPALTEQLHQVRRRGYGTDTEEYTVGVRCLAVPVRDATGHVVAGMSVSVPTIRYRRELRTRGLELLREAGSALSAELGFGADQPRRTSP; this is translated from the coding sequence ATGAACTCACTGCCAGACCCGGTCAAGTCCGCGCGGCGCGCGCTGGCCATCCTGGAGGTGCTGACCGAGCACGAGGCGCCGATGGGATTCACCGAGCTCGCCGAGCGGCTCGGCTATCCCAAGTCGAGCCTGCACGGCCTGCTGCGCACGCTGGTCGACTCCGGCTGGGCCGGCTTCGACGAGCAGACCCGGCGGTACACGCTCGGCATCCGCACGCTGTCGGCAGGCAACGCGTACGGCCGGTCGCTGGCGCTGGGCGACCGCGCCCTGCCGCACATGCGCCGGATCCGGGACGAGCTCAACGAGACCGTCCAGCTCGCCGTGCTCGACGGCGTGCACAACGTGTACGTGGCGAAGGTCGACGGCCGGCAGGCGCTCGCGCTCGCCTCCGCGGTCGGCCGCCGGCTGCCCGCGCACACCACCGCGCTGGGCAAGGTGTTGCTGGCCGGACTGCCCGACGCGGAGCTGGCCCACCGGTACGCCGGCGGGTCGATGGCGGCGTTCACCGAACACACCATCACCTCGCTGCCGGCGCTGACCGAACAGCTGCACCAGGTCCGGCGGCGCGGCTACGGCACCGACACCGAGGAGTACACGGTCGGGGTTCGCTGCCTCGCCGTCCCGGTCCGGGACGCCACCGGCCACGTGGTCGCCGGGATGAGCGTCTCGGTGCCCACCATCCGGTACCGCCGGGAGCTGCGCACCCGCGGGCTGGAGCTGTTGCGCGAGGCCGGATCCGCACTGTCCGCCGAGCTCGGCTTCGGCGCCGACCAACCGAGGAGGACCAGCCCGTGA
- a CDS encoding zinc-dependent alcohol dehydrogenase: MRALVLDDFWSLTVGQRPDPVPGPGEVVLRIAATGICGSDLHGFTGDSGRRVPGQVMGHETAGTVEAVGVGVDLAPGTPATAYPVLACGECAACRAGRSQICARRTVIGVDPSRSAAFADRLLLPAANVVALPAGMPLPHGALVEPLSVGYHAARRGEIGTADRVLILGGGPIGQAVALAAKRLGADEIVVTEPDPGRRSLVEALGVSTVEPGGALGALSAPASVAVDAVGIDATIAEALAATDAGARIVLVGMGAPRLDLAAYPVSTGERSLIGSFCYTAEEFAATAAWAGTVPELLSPLISAQVPLAEAPDAFTRLARDGSTASKILVRFDEEG, from the coding sequence TTGCGCGCACTGGTGTTGGACGACTTCTGGAGCCTGACGGTCGGGCAGCGACCCGACCCGGTACCGGGGCCGGGCGAGGTGGTGCTGCGCATCGCCGCCACCGGCATCTGCGGTTCGGACCTGCACGGGTTCACCGGCGACAGCGGCCGCCGCGTGCCGGGCCAGGTGATGGGCCACGAGACCGCCGGTACGGTCGAGGCGGTCGGCGTCGGCGTCGATCTGGCGCCGGGCACCCCGGCCACCGCGTACCCCGTGCTGGCCTGCGGTGAGTGCGCGGCCTGCCGGGCCGGCCGGTCGCAGATCTGCGCCCGGCGCACCGTGATCGGCGTCGACCCGAGCCGCAGTGCGGCGTTCGCCGACCGGCTGCTGCTGCCGGCCGCCAACGTGGTGGCGCTGCCGGCCGGGATGCCGCTGCCGCACGGCGCGCTGGTCGAACCGTTGTCGGTCGGCTACCACGCGGCTCGCCGGGGCGAGATCGGCACCGCCGATCGGGTGCTGATCCTCGGTGGCGGCCCGATCGGCCAGGCCGTCGCGCTCGCCGCGAAGCGGCTCGGTGCGGACGAGATCGTCGTCACCGAGCCCGATCCCGGCCGCCGCAGCCTGGTCGAGGCGCTGGGTGTGTCCACGGTGGAGCCCGGCGGCGCCCTCGGCGCGTTGAGCGCACCGGCGAGCGTCGCGGTCGACGCGGTCGGGATCGACGCCACGATCGCCGAGGCGCTGGCGGCCACCGACGCCGGAGCCCGGATCGTACTGGTCGGCATGGGCGCACCGCGCCTCGACCTCGCCGCGTACCCGGTCAGTACCGGGGAGCGCAGCCTGATCGGCAGCTTCTGCTACACCGCCGAGGAGTTCGCGGCCACCGCCGCCTGGGCGGGCACCGTACCGGAGCTGCTGTCGCCGCTGATCTCGGCACAGGTCCCCCTGGCGGAGGCGCCGGACGCCTTCACCCGGCTCGCCCGCGACGGCAGTACGGCGAGCAAGATCCTGGTCCGGTTCGACGAGGAGGGCTGA